Proteins found in one Microbaculum marinisediminis genomic segment:
- a CDS encoding threonine ammonia-lyase yields the protein MSAELPISLEDVAAAAETIRGHVLRTPLVAAPRLSAMSGAEVFVKYENLQVTNAFKERGALNKLAALTDDERERGVVALSAGNHAQALACHARRLGIPATIVMPRTTPFTKIASTESFGARVVLEGETVGECGAVVDALIAREGLVLVHPYDDPLVMAGQGTIGLEMLEDQPDLDCLIVPIGGGGLVSGIAVAATAVKPGIEVVGVQAAQYASMAAALAGKEAACGGDTLAEGIAVKAVPQTAVSILTALGVDVMVVDEAAIERAIYAYLVRLKTLAEGAGAAGLAALLSQPGRFEGRKVGLVLTGGNIDPRLLSAITVRALEHEDRVVTFRVTVRDRPGELGRVADIFGREGANILEVSHQRLLLDVPAMRATTDITIETRDGDHADRIRRRLEAEGMTVTRLAPLQHRG from the coding sequence ATGAGCGCCGAGCTGCCGATTTCCCTCGAAGACGTCGCGGCGGCCGCGGAAACGATCCGCGGCCACGTGCTGCGTACGCCGCTGGTCGCCGCGCCGCGGCTGTCTGCCATGAGCGGGGCCGAGGTCTTCGTCAAATACGAGAACCTGCAGGTCACCAACGCCTTCAAGGAGCGCGGCGCCCTCAACAAGCTGGCGGCGCTCACGGACGACGAGCGCGAACGCGGCGTCGTCGCGCTGTCGGCGGGTAACCACGCGCAGGCGCTCGCCTGTCACGCCAGGCGACTCGGCATTCCGGCAACCATCGTCATGCCGCGCACCACGCCCTTCACCAAGATCGCGAGCACCGAGAGCTTCGGCGCGCGGGTCGTGCTGGAGGGCGAGACGGTCGGCGAATGCGGCGCCGTCGTCGATGCGCTGATCGCCCGTGAGGGCCTCGTCCTCGTCCATCCCTATGACGATCCCCTCGTCATGGCCGGCCAGGGCACCATCGGCCTGGAGATGCTGGAGGACCAGCCGGACCTGGACTGCCTGATCGTGCCGATCGGCGGCGGCGGGCTCGTGTCCGGGATCGCGGTCGCGGCGACGGCGGTGAAGCCCGGCATCGAGGTGGTCGGGGTGCAGGCGGCGCAATACGCCTCCATGGCCGCCGCGCTCGCCGGCAAGGAGGCGGCGTGCGGCGGCGACACGCTGGCCGAAGGCATCGCGGTGAAGGCGGTCCCTCAGACCGCGGTCTCCATCCTGACTGCGCTTGGCGTAGACGTGATGGTCGTCGACGAGGCGGCTATCGAACGGGCGATCTACGCCTATCTGGTGCGGTTGAAGACGCTCGCCGAAGGCGCCGGCGCCGCCGGGCTGGCCGCGCTGCTGTCGCAGCCGGGGCGGTTCGAGGGCCGCAAGGTCGGACTGGTGCTGACCGGCGGCAATATCGATCCGCGGCTCTTGTCGGCCATTACCGTCCGGGCGCTGGAGCACGAGGACAGGGTCGTCACCTTCCGCGTTACGGTGCGCGACCGGCCCGGCGAACTCGGCAGGGTCGCCGACATCTTCGGCCGCGAGGGAGCGAACATCCTCGAGGTCTCGCACCAGCGCCTGCTGCTCGACGTGCCGGCGATGCGGGCGACGACCGACATCACCATAGAAACGCGCGACGGCGACCACGCCGATCGCATCCGCCGCCGGCTCGAAGCCGAAGGCATGACCGTGACGCGGCTGGCGCCGCTCCAGCATCGCGGCTGA